AATTGAGTCATCAATTCCTGTGTAGTGAAGTCGTCTATTTTCCCTAAAGAGGCGATCGCGTTTTTGTCGCCGATTTCTCTGGCTAAGTTTAATGCTTGTTCATAATTCTCGCTAGATCGTATTTGTTCATTTTTGCATGAATACCGCCAATTTTCTCTCAAATGGTGGCTATTCCAGCTTGATTACTTATTTATCTCGCTATTGCTAAGGTTTAGGTCAAATTATCTCGTGTGAGTTTGTAGTTATCTAAGCGATTATAAACAATTCCTAGACTAATTAAATTGCGTCCTAAACCTGCTTTATCGTTTACTTGATAGCGTATTTGTAGCGATTGCTGCAAAAATTATAACTCCTCTTTGTATTGATAATTTAATTATTATTTTCTGAGGCGATCGCGTAATTCATACCCAGCGAGTAAGACTAACCCGATACTAAGAGGTAATAAGTAGTATACTGCTCGATAGGCGAGTAAGGAAGCGATCGCTGTATCGGGTTTTACTTGCGGTTGTAATAATAAGACGATAACTGTTTCAAATATACCTAAACCACCGGGAATGTGGCTAATTATTCCGCTTAATTGGGCTAATAAATAGATGCTAAAAAAAGCGGGAAAAGATAAGCCAGATGGTATTAGTAAAGTGTACAAAACTCCCGTAGCGATCGCCCAATCTAACCCGGAAATGGTAATC
The window above is part of the Oscillatoria salina IIICB1 genome. Proteins encoded here:
- a CDS encoding CHAT domain-containing protein; this translates as MRENWRYSCKNEQIRSSENYEQALNLAREIGDKNAIASLGKIDDFTTQELMTQFYTFLKQGNMSKAEALRQV